The following proteins are encoded in a genomic region of Mobula hypostoma chromosome 23, sMobHyp1.1, whole genome shotgun sequence:
- the LOC134336760 gene encoding B-cell CLL/lymphoma 7 protein family member B-like isoform X1: MSGRSVRAETRSRAKDDIKKVMAAIEKVRKWEKKWVTVGDTSLRIFKWVPVTDPKEDIRAPRMTQLEKSKSKSSLESKGAKGDKAFPLLPVSDNSSSPVLLELNDETSNQSSLSDAYPVKVDSSTNSSPSPEQSEPVSPTLLSDFKADDSQPPMLGQEIMEEPSLPSSEVGDDPPMLTKEELVPLQPQVVEEEDDEYSGAPPLKRVCTGQNVVTQPVTES; this comes from the exons ATGTCGGGCCGGTCGGTCAGAGCGGAGACTCGCAGCCGAGCCAAAGATGACATCAAAAAGGTCATGGCCGCGATAGAGAAAGTCCGAAAATG GGAGAAGAAGTGGGTGACAGTGGGTGACACATCGCTGCGGATATTTAAATGGGTACCTGTGACTGACCCCAAAGAG GACATACGAGCTCCTCGAATGACTCAGTTG gAGAAGTCAAAATCGAAGAGCAGTCTTGAATCAAAAGGTGCAAAGGGGGATAAAGCtttcccattgctgcctgtgtcTGACAACAGTTCTTCTCCTGTTCTCCTGGAGCTAAATG ATGAGACAAGTAATCAGAGTTCTCTGTCAGATGCTTACCCGGTAAAAGTGGACAGCAGTACAAACTCGAGCCCCAGCCCAGAGCAAAGTGAGCCTGTCAGCCCAACTCTTCTTTCTGACTTCAAAGCAGACGACTCTCAGCCTCCCATGCTTGGGCAGGAAATCATGGAAG AACCTTCCCTTCCTTCCTCAGAAGTAGGAGATGATCCCCCAATGCTCACAAAGGAAGAACTGGTTCCATTGCAGCCTCAG GTTGTGGAAGAGGAGGATGATGAGTATTCAGGGGCACCACCACTGAAGAGGGTTTGCACAGGACAGAATGTTGTGACTCAGCCAGTAACTGAGAGCTAA
- the LOC134336760 gene encoding B-cell CLL/lymphoma 7 protein family member B-like isoform X2, with amino-acid sequence MSGRSVRAETRSRAKDDIKKVMAAIEKVRKWEKKWVTVGDTSLRIFKWVPVTDPKEDIRAPRMTQLEKSKSKSSLESKGAKGDKAFPLLPVSDNSSSPVLLELNDETSNQSSLSDAYPVKVDSSTNSSPSPEQSEPVSPTLLSDFKADDSQPPMLGQEIMEEVGDDPPMLTKEELVPLQPQVVEEEDDEYSGAPPLKRVCTGQNVVTQPVTES; translated from the exons ATGTCGGGCCGGTCGGTCAGAGCGGAGACTCGCAGCCGAGCCAAAGATGACATCAAAAAGGTCATGGCCGCGATAGAGAAAGTCCGAAAATG GGAGAAGAAGTGGGTGACAGTGGGTGACACATCGCTGCGGATATTTAAATGGGTACCTGTGACTGACCCCAAAGAG GACATACGAGCTCCTCGAATGACTCAGTTG gAGAAGTCAAAATCGAAGAGCAGTCTTGAATCAAAAGGTGCAAAGGGGGATAAAGCtttcccattgctgcctgtgtcTGACAACAGTTCTTCTCCTGTTCTCCTGGAGCTAAATG ATGAGACAAGTAATCAGAGTTCTCTGTCAGATGCTTACCCGGTAAAAGTGGACAGCAGTACAAACTCGAGCCCCAGCCCAGAGCAAAGTGAGCCTGTCAGCCCAACTCTTCTTTCTGACTTCAAAGCAGACGACTCTCAGCCTCCCATGCTTGGGCAGGAAATCATGGAAG AAGTAGGAGATGATCCCCCAATGCTCACAAAGGAAGAACTGGTTCCATTGCAGCCTCAG GTTGTGGAAGAGGAGGATGATGAGTATTCAGGGGCACCACCACTGAAGAGGGTTTGCACAGGACAGAATGTTGTGACTCAGCCAGTAACTGAGAGCTAA
- the LOC134336760 gene encoding B-cell CLL/lymphoma 7 protein family member B-like isoform X3: MSGRSVRAETRSRAKDDIKKVMAAIEKVRKWEKKWVTVGDTSLRIFKWVPVTDPKEEKSKSKSSLESKGAKGDKAFPLLPVSDNSSSPVLLELNDETSNQSSLSDAYPVKVDSSTNSSPSPEQSEPVSPTLLSDFKADDSQPPMLGQEIMEEPSLPSSEVGDDPPMLTKEELVPLQPQVVEEEDDEYSGAPPLKRVCTGQNVVTQPVTES; encoded by the exons ATGTCGGGCCGGTCGGTCAGAGCGGAGACTCGCAGCCGAGCCAAAGATGACATCAAAAAGGTCATGGCCGCGATAGAGAAAGTCCGAAAATG GGAGAAGAAGTGGGTGACAGTGGGTGACACATCGCTGCGGATATTTAAATGGGTACCTGTGACTGACCCCAAAGAG gAGAAGTCAAAATCGAAGAGCAGTCTTGAATCAAAAGGTGCAAAGGGGGATAAAGCtttcccattgctgcctgtgtcTGACAACAGTTCTTCTCCTGTTCTCCTGGAGCTAAATG ATGAGACAAGTAATCAGAGTTCTCTGTCAGATGCTTACCCGGTAAAAGTGGACAGCAGTACAAACTCGAGCCCCAGCCCAGAGCAAAGTGAGCCTGTCAGCCCAACTCTTCTTTCTGACTTCAAAGCAGACGACTCTCAGCCTCCCATGCTTGGGCAGGAAATCATGGAAG AACCTTCCCTTCCTTCCTCAGAAGTAGGAGATGATCCCCCAATGCTCACAAAGGAAGAACTGGTTCCATTGCAGCCTCAG GTTGTGGAAGAGGAGGATGATGAGTATTCAGGGGCACCACCACTGAAGAGGGTTTGCACAGGACAGAATGTTGTGACTCAGCCAGTAACTGAGAGCTAA